A window of Cytobacillus sp. FSL H8-0458 genomic DNA:
ATAATTTTCAATGCTTTTTTCAAGCTATTCACCTGCCTCATTTGAGCTTTCTTCAGAATTAACCGGAGCTTCTGATGCCTTAGCCTTGGTATCTTCCGGCTTTGATTCTTCTATTGGTTTCTCTTGTGGCTTTTCTTCAACTTTAGACTGTTCTACTTTCTGCCCTTCTTTTGGTTCTTCTGCTGGTTTTTGCTCAGGATTCTCTTGAGGTTTATCTTTTGCTGATTCAGCTGCTTCTTTTTCAGCCTCCTCGGTCTTATTGCTTTCTTGTTCAGTTGCAGTCTCTTCTGTTACTTCTGCCTTTTGTTCGGTTTTCTCTTCTTCCACGGTAGAAGTTTCATCTGACTCTAAACTAACTTTTATTTCTTCACTCCAGAGGTCTACATTCCCAGGATGATCTTTGTGCTGATAGGCTTTAAACATATAGGATCCACTTTGCTGAGGAGTAAATGAAACTTCTATTATTTTTCCTTCTTTAATAGGAGCAAATGTCAGCACTCCACCTACAGACTTTCCTTCCTTGGGATTCCCTTTCTCGTTGTAATAAATTTCATATGTTCCATTCGTTTTCATATCTGACCCTGTATTTTGAATGGTTGCATATATCTTCTGTCCATCATATTTTTGTCCAATGAATTTTAGAGAGCTGCAATCCCATTCCCCATGCTTCTCCCCTTTAGAACACCCAGGCTCTTCTGTCTCCCAGGTACCGGCTTGAATGGTTCCAGTTACGGTATCCCTATCACTAAAATAGGCATTCGTCTGCCCAGTCAGAGTTGCCGACATCCCAATAAGCAGATACCAGGCAGCCACAAACTTAAATGAGAGCAATAGGATCTTATTCTTCTTCCCAAACTTTCTAATGCGTTTGTATCGTATAAGAACCCCCTCCTAGCGAGTTGATGTTCTTTGGATTTATCCGTTTCGTTCTTTTTATCGAACCGATAAGTCGAGTATAGTCCATCTGTCTTATTTTGAAAAATTCCAAATTCAGCCGTTTTTTCGTTTTAAAGAACGTTTTTCGTTCTTTTTCAAAGAATAGCTCTAGAATTCTCACTATTTTGTATTTTTTATTGAACGATTTGTTCGTTATAATGAAAACATCTTTATATTTTATGTTAAGGGAGTACTATTCCTATGATAGGTGGCCGGATTAAAAGTTTAAGGATCACAAAAGGATACTCAATTAATGAGCTTTCTGAAAAAGCGGAGGTATCCAAATCGTATTTGAGTTACATTGAGAGAGGCATACAGGAAAACCCTTCACTGCAGGTTTTATCACGAATCGCCAGGACACTGGATGCTAATCTTGAGGATCTGCTGGAAGAGAACAAAGAGGACATTACCGACTTGTCTAAGCTGGATGAGGAGTGGGTTTCCCTTGTCAAAGAAGCAATCAGGCAGGGTATCACAAAAGAGGATTTCTCCTATTATCTGGAGTTTATTAAATTTAAGAAGATGAATGGAGGGAACGTGTAGTTGAAGGTTAGAGGCCGTTTGCTGATTGTAGCTGCCTCCTTCCTAATCTTAATAGGAGGCGGTTTGGTCCTGTTCTCTCTGCAGGAAATGTATGCTCAGGAGAAGAAAACAAAGGATTCCTTAGCCCAGGCACATGAAAGAATTCAAAACGAAGTGAATAAAGAAAGTAAAAGTGTTCTTCAAACAGAACAGCCTGTGGATGTTTCCTTTGAGCAGGGTGAAGCCATTGGCATCTTAAAGATCCCCCGTTTAAAAGCTGAACTTCCCATTATAGAAGGAACAGATGAGGATGAGCTGGAAAAAGGGGTTGGCCATTACTCTACAACTGTCTTCCCAGGGCAGCAAGATCAGATTTTATTATCAGGGCACCGGGATACGGTCTTTCGCAGCCTTGGCGAACTTGAAATCGGTGATACTTTTGAAGTCAGCATGCCATATGGTAAGTTTACATATGAAATTACTGACTCCAAGATTGTGGATGCAGACGATACCACTGTGATCCGATCCACCGCTCCTAACGAAATTCTCACTGTTTCCACCTGCTATCCCTTCTCTTATGTGGGAAATGCCCCTTTCCGGTATATCCTGAATGCTAAAAGAATACAAAATTAAGAGGCCACATCCATCAGGAATGTGCCCTTTTTACTGCATATAGACAAACACCCTTCCCCCATATAAGAACCTGTACATATCATCTAATATATGGGTTTCCAGAAGGGACGTATCCTAATGATCAATTTCTTAAGATTACTATTATATTTAGCCATCATCATCACAGCTATCATTCTATCAATATAAAAAGCCAGACTTCCCAAGCCTGGCTTTTCCCTTTACTTATTCAAACTAACAGCAATCTTCGAGCCCACTTCGGCATTATGCTTCACCAATGCAATGTTCGCTGTCAAGCTTCTTCCTTCTGTTAACTCCTTCACTTTACCTAGAAGGAATGGTGTCACCTTTTTGCCGGCGATATTGTTTTCTTTTGCTTCTTTAAGAGCAGTTTCAATAACATTTGTGATAAACGATTCTTCCAGCGCATCTATTTCAGGGATTGGGTTGGCAATGACCACGCCGCCTTTTAGGCCCAGTTCCCATTTTGTGCGGATCATTTCAGCTGCTTCCTCAGCAGTATCCACTCTGTAGTTTACATTAAAAGGACTAGTACGAGTATAGAAGGCAGGCAAGACATCTGTTTCAAAGCCTACAACCGGAACGCCGTGGGTTTCTAAATATTCAAGCGTCAAGCCGATATCCAGGATGGATTTCGCCCCTGCACAGATAACGGCAACATTGGTCATCGCAAGCTCCTGAAGGTCAGCCGAGATGTCCATGGTGGTTTCCGCTTCGCGGTGCACTCCGCCAATTCCGCCCGTAACAAACACTTCAATACCCGCAAGCTCTGCACAGATCATGGTAGCCGCTACAGTTGTCGCACCATTTTTCTTTTTCGCTACCAAATATGGAAGGTCGCGGCGGCTTGCTTTTTCAACTTCCTTGCTTTGAGCAAGGAACTCCAGCTCCTCATCTGACAGACCGATTTTAATTTTTCCGTTTAAAATGGCAATGGTTGCAGGAACAGCCCCGTTTTTGCGGATGATTTCCTCCACCTCTTTTGCTGTCTGGACATTTTGCGGGTATGGCATTCCATGTGAAATGATGGTGGATTCAAGGGCTACAACCGGTTTATTTGCTTTCTTTGCTTCTAACACTTCTTCTGAGTACTCA
This region includes:
- the tapA gene encoding amyloid fiber anchoring/assembly protein TapA translates to MRYKRIRKFGKKNKILLLSFKFVAAWYLLIGMSATLTGQTNAYFSDRDTVTGTIQAGTWETEEPGCSKGEKHGEWDCSSLKFIGQKYDGQKIYATIQNTGSDMKTNGTYEIYYNEKGNPKEGKSVGGVLTFAPIKEGKIIEVSFTPQQSGSYMFKAYQHKDHPGNVDLWSEEIKVSLESDETSTVEEEKTEQKAEVTEETATEQESNKTEEAEKEAAESAKDKPQENPEQKPAEEPKEGQKVEQSKVEEKPQEKPIEESKPEDTKAKASEAPVNSEESSNEAGE
- a CDS encoding helix-turn-helix domain-containing protein — protein: MIGGRIKSLRITKGYSINELSEKAEVSKSYLSYIERGIQENPSLQVLSRIARTLDANLEDLLEENKEDITDLSKLDEEWVSLVKEAIRQGITKEDFSYYLEFIKFKKMNGGNV
- a CDS encoding class D sortase — its product is MKVRGRLLIVAASFLILIGGGLVLFSLQEMYAQEKKTKDSLAQAHERIQNEVNKESKSVLQTEQPVDVSFEQGEAIGILKIPRLKAELPIIEGTDEDELEKGVGHYSTTVFPGQQDQILLSGHRDTVFRSLGELEIGDTFEVSMPYGKFTYEITDSKIVDADDTTVIRSTAPNEILTVSTCYPFSYVGNAPFRYILNAKRIQN
- a CDS encoding pseudouridine-5'-phosphate glycosidase is translated as MLEKWLEYSEEVLEAKKANKPVVALESTIISHGMPYPQNVQTAKEVEEIIRKNGAVPATIAILNGKIKIGLSDEELEFLAQSKEVEKASRRDLPYLVAKKKNGATTVAATMICAELAGIEVFVTGGIGGVHREAETTMDISADLQELAMTNVAVICAGAKSILDIGLTLEYLETHGVPVVGFETDVLPAFYTRTSPFNVNYRVDTAEEAAEMIRTKWELGLKGGVVIANPIPEIDALEESFITNVIETALKEAKENNIAGKKVTPFLLGKVKELTEGRSLTANIALVKHNAEVGSKIAVSLNK